In Caldicellulosiruptor morganii, the following proteins share a genomic window:
- a CDS encoding ABC transporter ATP-binding protein, which produces MQKSIILLSNISKSYKDGDKQNIILSKTSFAISKGEFVAMVGRSGLGKSTFLRIIGTIEKPDEGQVIIDGTDISNLNDKELTTIRRKKIGFVFQQFYLINRFSVKENLELPLFFSGVSKKERLARVKRILEIVGLAYKELDSKVFFLSGGEKQRLAIGRALINEPLILLADEPTGNLDEANEEQILSIFENINKELQTTIVVVTHNEKVAKRAQKVITISNKKIVQVR; this is translated from the coding sequence ATGCAAAAAAGTATAATTTTATTATCAAACATTTCTAAAAGCTATAAAGATGGTGATAAACAAAATATAATACTTTCAAAAACAAGTTTTGCTATTTCCAAAGGTGAATTTGTTGCCATGGTAGGGAGGTCTGGATTAGGAAAGTCAACATTTTTGAGAATAATAGGAACTATAGAGAAGCCAGATGAAGGACAGGTTATAATAGATGGAACTGATATATCGAATTTAAATGATAAGGAACTTACAACAATAAGAAGAAAAAAAATAGGTTTTGTATTTCAACAATTTTATCTGATTAACAGATTTTCGGTTAAAGAAAATTTAGAACTCCCATTGTTTTTTTCTGGAGTATCTAAAAAGGAAAGATTAGCAAGAGTGAAAAGAATATTAGAAATAGTTGGGTTAGCTTATAAAGAATTAGACTCAAAAGTATTTTTCTTAAGTGGTGGTGAAAAGCAACGTCTAGCAATTGGTAGGGCTTTGATAAATGAGCCATTGATTTTGCTTGCTGATGAACCGACAGGAAATTTAGATGAAGCTAATGAAGAGCAGATATTATCTATCTTTGAGAATATCAATAAAGAACTTCAAACCACAATAGTTGTGGTTACACATAATGAAAAGGTGGCAAAGAGAGCACAGAAAGTAATTACTATATCAAACAAAAAAATAGTTCAGGTGAGATAA
- a CDS encoding BtrH N-terminal domain-containing protein, whose amino-acid sequence MKIISDIKPKRGSLVDCRIQSFCDMVGYYKKSFILPYYCFGIGEGLAFCYWQERRTKIPLIVMIGRKIDVERIFTRKIGLKLSVFYPNKYNAADNNQDLINLIDNDIPVIADVDRFYLDYINELYGKKHFGLHSVLVVGYRIKDEVEFALYDFVSENLIWYPSNKLYLARISNWQPFAPKGRIYTMSISNEVTRLYDEKLIRDAIVSNCKSLLTPNATSGVLAMKLLGEEIKKLRTYANIQKNNHLINLQLRMINLYLREYEPTQTFYRMIYAYFLKEASQVGNLSILEEFACEFEEIASKWKKLSENLEIKTRLEEKLYICGEELIKLSVLEESVLKRLQNALIN is encoded by the coding sequence ATGAAAATAATTTCAGATATAAAACCAAAAAGAGGTTCATTGGTTGACTGTAGAATTCAAAGCTTTTGTGATATGGTAGGATACTACAAAAAGAGTTTTATATTACCATATTATTGTTTTGGAATTGGGGAAGGTTTGGCATTTTGCTACTGGCAGGAAAGAAGAACAAAGATACCTTTAATTGTTATGATAGGGAGAAAAATTGATGTAGAAAGGATTTTCACAAGAAAAATCGGATTAAAGTTAAGCGTATTTTACCCTAATAAATATAATGCAGCCGATAACAATCAAGATTTGATTAATCTGATTGACAACGATATTCCAGTAATAGCAGATGTTGATAGATTTTATTTGGATTATATCAATGAACTATATGGAAAAAAACATTTTGGATTACATTCAGTATTGGTAGTGGGATATCGCATAAAAGATGAGGTAGAGTTTGCGTTGTATGATTTTGTTTCTGAAAATTTAATTTGGTATCCGTCGAACAAACTGTATTTGGCACGAATATCTAATTGGCAACCATTTGCACCAAAGGGGAGAATTTATACCATGAGTATTAGTAATGAAGTTACACGCTTATATGATGAAAAGCTCATTAGAGATGCTATAGTTTCAAACTGTAAAAGTTTGTTAACTCCAAATGCCACTTCGGGTGTCTTGGCAATGAAACTTTTAGGTGAAGAGATAAAAAAGCTAAGAACATATGCAAACATACAAAAAAATAATCATTTAATCAATTTACAACTAAGGATGATAAACTTATATTTAAGGGAGTATGAACCTACGCAAACTTTTTACAGAATGATATATGCCTACTTTTTGAAAGAAGCAAGCCAAGTTGGAAACTTAAGTATTCTTGAAGAATTTGCTTGCGAGTTTGAAGAAATTGCAAGTAAATGGAAAAAACTTTCTGAAAATTTAGAAATCAAGACAAGATTAGAAGAAAAATTATATATTTGCGGCGAAGAGTTAATAAAGTTATCTGTCTTAGAAGAAAGTGTTTTAAAAAGATTGCAAAATGCATTAATAAATTAA
- a CDS encoding radical SAM protein: MSVHIYNLDDKYILFNHEQLKYFLLPPKLGEQLLKLDENEKERLISSLKENFYFNGSNEITQEEKEDDVCSRLILVISQACNLSCSYCYAHGGSYGKQSGNFFMDFETAKNSVVFFTKTFAKGIKSIQFFGGEPLLNLDLIERLCYWVNEYYSSIGLNTPKFSISTNGTLINEKAIELFNSYNIGVTVSLDGDKGINDEHRKYKNVKRSVHEDVVKIINLMNKIRNFKLGIEMTVTNKHIENFKDNPDFALGLVKHFHNLKMILV; encoded by the coding sequence ATGAGTGTTCATATTTATAACCTAGACGATAAGTATATTTTGTTTAATCATGAACAGTTAAAATACTTTTTGCTTCCACCAAAGCTTGGAGAGCAGTTGTTAAAGCTTGACGAGAATGAGAAAGAGAGATTGATAAGCAGTTTAAAAGAAAATTTTTACTTCAATGGGAGTAATGAAATTACTCAGGAAGAAAAAGAAGATGATGTTTGTTCTAGGTTAATATTAGTGATATCGCAAGCATGTAATCTTAGTTGTTCTTATTGTTACGCTCACGGAGGTTCATACGGCAAACAGAGTGGAAACTTTTTTATGGATTTTGAAACAGCAAAAAATTCAGTTGTTTTCTTTACAAAAACTTTTGCCAAGGGTATAAAGTCAATTCAGTTTTTTGGTGGAGAGCCACTACTTAATTTAGATTTAATTGAAAGATTGTGTTATTGGGTCAACGAATACTATTCATCTATTGGATTAAATACACCAAAATTTTCTATTTCGACAAATGGAACATTAATAAATGAAAAAGCAATAGAACTTTTTAACAGTTATAATATAGGGGTAACAGTAAGTCTTGATGGAGATAAAGGTATCAATGATGAGCATAGAAAATACAAAAATGTTAAAAGAAGTGTTCATGAAGACGTTGTAAAAATAATTAACCTTATGAACAAGATAAGAAATTTTAAATTAGGCATAGAAATGACAGTTACAAATAAGCATATAGAAAACTTTAAAGATAATCCAGATTTTGCATTGGGGTTGGTAAAACATTTTCACAATTTAAAAATGATTCTAGTGTAA
- a CDS encoding transposase, producing MDSRIKAKLEKSWAPIFYKYVFCNIDEKPFSVLYSDTGRANFPVNILLSLEYIKHLKNYSDDELIENFNFNYLINYAVGIRTLGGMNLSEKTLYDFRTRIYKYLIKHPEQEDLIFGQFLNLTMIFAKEAGICMKEQRIDSTMFMSNIKKAGRVALAFDVLYRAVKSIPEDRLSENLKKFSTLNLGQK from the coding sequence ATGGATTCAAGGATAAAGGCTAAACTTGAAAAATCATGGGCTCCCATATTTTATAAATACGTGTTCTGCAACATCGATGAAAAACCCTTTTCAGTTTTATACAGTGATACAGGAAGGGCTAACTTCCCGGTTAACATACTTCTTTCTTTGGAATACATAAAACACCTTAAAAACTACTCTGATGATGAACTTATCGAAAATTTCAACTTCAATTACCTGATAAATTATGCTGTAGGAATAAGAACATTAGGAGGTATGAACCTTTCAGAGAAAACCTTGTATGACTTTAGAACAAGGATATACAAATACCTCATAAAACATCCTGAACAAGAGGACTTAATATTCGGGCAGTTTTTAAATCTTACCATGATTTTTGCCAAAGAAGCAGGTATATGCATGAAAGAACAGCGGATAGACTCCACCATGTTCATGTCAAACATCAAAAAAGCAGGAAGAGTTGCCCTTGCCTTTGATGTACTTTACAGGGCAGTAAAATCCATTCCTGAAGACAGACTTTCAGAGAACCTAAAAAAGTTCTCAACCCTGAATTTAGGACAGAAGTGA
- a CDS encoding PIN domain-containing protein: MKESNYQFVDTNILVYAYDKSAGDKHPVAKQIVEKLWKERNGALSTQVLQEFLVVVTKKVKNPLSFDSAFQIISDLSLWKVVTIEVKDILEAIKLSQRYKISFWDALILCSAINLRCSVVWSEDLNSGQYFGKIKVVNPFLSLNTW; the protein is encoded by the coding sequence ATGAAAGAAAGTAACTATCAATTTGTTGACACAAATATTTTGGTGTATGCTTATGATAAATCTGCAGGGGACAAACACCCAGTAGCTAAACAAATTGTGGAGAAACTTTGGAAAGAAAGAAATGGTGCGCTGAGCACTCAAGTTCTTCAAGAATTTCTTGTTGTTGTTACAAAAAAGGTTAAAAATCCTTTAAGTTTTGATAGCGCTTTTCAAATCATATCAGACTTAAGTTTATGGAAGGTAGTTACAATTGAAGTAAAAGATATTTTAGAAGCTATCAAGCTTTCACAAAGATATAAGATATCTTTTTGGGATGCTTTGATACTTTGCAGCGCTATAAATTTGAGATGTTCGGTAGTATGGAGTGAAGATTTAAATTCTGGTCAGTATTTTGGGAAAATAAAAGTAGTAAATCCTTTTTTGTCTTTAAACACATGGTGA
- the uxaC gene encoding glucuronate isomerase, producing MKRFIDEDFLLSNQTAKVLYEKYAKDMPIIDFHCHLNPKEIYENKRFKNITELWLGGDHYKWRLMRANGIEEKYITGSADDYEKFLAWAKTIPMAIGNPIYHWTHLELKRYFGIDDILNEKSAPIIWEKANKVLKELGARDIILKSNVEVICTTDDPVDTLEYHLKLKNEKDFNVKVYPTFRPDKGVNIERETFIPWVEKLGEVYGKKIESYDEFLDALKSRAEFFHSVGCRASDHAMDDMVFADASFDEAADIFKKALKGEKLTEIEVAKYKTYTLRFLGKVYSSLGWAMQLHINALRNNNTRMFNILGPDTGYDSINDGHIAFALVKFLDSLEKEDSLPKTILYSLNPKDNYVLATIMGSFQDGSIPGKMQLGAAWWFNDSKDGNLQQMKDLANLGLLSRFVGMVTDSRSFLSYARHEYFRRLLCNLIGEWVENGEYPYDLETLGRIVQSVCYYNAKEYFGF from the coding sequence ATGAAAAGATTTATTGATGAGGATTTCCTCTTGAGTAACCAGACCGCCAAAGTGCTGTACGAAAAATATGCAAAGGATATGCCAATCATTGATTTTCACTGTCATTTAAATCCAAAGGAAATTTATGAAAACAAGAGGTTTAAAAACATAACAGAGCTTTGGCTTGGAGGGGACCATTACAAGTGGAGGCTTATGAGAGCAAATGGCATTGAAGAAAAGTATATAACAGGTAGCGCAGATGACTATGAAAAGTTCTTGGCATGGGCAAAGACCATTCCAATGGCAATAGGAAACCCAATTTATCATTGGACACATTTAGAACTCAAAAGATACTTTGGAATAGATGATATATTAAATGAAAAATCTGCACCTATCATTTGGGAAAAGGCAAACAAAGTTCTCAAAGAGCTTGGTGCAAGAGATATAATTTTGAAGTCCAATGTGGAAGTGATCTGCACAACAGACGACCCTGTTGATACACTTGAGTATCATTTAAAACTGAAAAATGAAAAAGATTTCAATGTAAAAGTTTATCCTACTTTCAGACCTGACAAGGGTGTAAATATAGAAAGAGAAACCTTCATCCCGTGGGTAGAAAAGCTTGGAGAAGTTTATGGTAAGAAGATAGAAAGCTATGATGAGTTTTTAGATGCCTTAAAGTCAAGAGCAGAGTTTTTCCATTCTGTGGGATGTCGTGCTTCTGACCATGCTATGGATGATATGGTTTTTGCCGATGCGTCTTTTGATGAAGCAGCTGATATTTTCAAAAAAGCTTTAAAAGGTGAGAAACTTACAGAAATTGAAGTTGCAAAATATAAAACGTATACATTGAGATTCTTAGGGAAAGTTTATTCAAGTCTTGGCTGGGCAATGCAGCTTCATATAAATGCCCTGAGAAACAACAATACAAGAATGTTCAATATTCTGGGACCTGACACAGGGTATGATTCAATAAACGACGGTCATATAGCCTTTGCACTTGTCAAATTCTTAGATTCATTGGAGAAAGAAGATTCCCTGCCCAAGACAATTCTGTATTCTTTAAATCCAAAAGACAACTATGTTCTTGCAACAATTATGGGATCTTTCCAGGATGGTAGCATTCCTGGCAAAATGCAGCTTGGTGCAGCTTGGTGGTTCAATGATAGCAAAGATGGCAACCTTCAGCAGATGAAAGACCTTGCAAATCTTGGGCTCTTGAGTCGATTTGTCGGAATGGTAACAGACTCTCGAAGCTTTTTGTCATATGCAAGACACGAATATTTTAGAAGACTTCTTTGCAATTTGATTGGCGAGTGGGTAGAAAACGGTGAATATCCATATGATTTGGAGACACTTGGTAGAATAGTTCAAAGCGTGTGTTATTATAATGCAAAAGAATATTTTGGGTTTTAA
- a CDS encoding transposase, protein MIHKTKPSEGESRLEMLLNLCQETKETIENISELKNSDAYRILERFLSEQAYYDEQTKKLKAKDSKSIPSDSLQSAYDEDATYRKKGNKAESGYVLNLSETCAKENSFQLITDYTVEKNIKSDVELLKERLPIIKQNTKCQEVYVDGGYYSKEVVQIAKENCVEVHFTDLNGRKPVRMSVSEYEIDEETKVIKKCPRGIIPIHASVKKGQTVAHFPKEACAKCELKNQCYCKEQKKDYVVRVNLKSIEAAKQREKIECRCEGNKSKRAAIEGTNSALKRGHGLSKLRVRGLVKCRVNVGLKVLAQNFKRFARYMLERAKKAIGERQGGSAPVLVQ, encoded by the coding sequence GTGATACACAAAACCAAGCCTTCAGAAGGCGAAAGCAGGCTGGAAATGCTCTTGAATCTTTGCCAAGAAACAAAAGAAACAATTGAAAACATTTCTGAACTAAAAAACTCCGATGCGTATAGGATCCTTGAAAGATTTTTGTCGGAACAGGCGTACTACGACGAACAAACCAAGAAGCTCAAGGCCAAAGATAGCAAAAGTATACCCAGCGATTCTCTTCAGTCAGCATATGATGAGGATGCTACTTATCGCAAGAAGGGGAACAAAGCTGAAAGCGGATATGTTTTAAACCTTAGCGAAACCTGTGCAAAAGAAAATTCTTTTCAGCTCATAACAGACTATACGGTAGAAAAGAATATAAAGAGTGATGTAGAGCTTTTAAAAGAGAGACTACCTATTATAAAACAGAATACAAAATGTCAAGAAGTCTATGTAGACGGTGGTTATTACTCCAAAGAAGTAGTACAAATTGCAAAAGAGAACTGTGTAGAAGTTCATTTTACTGATTTAAACGGTAGGAAGCCTGTTAGGATGTCAGTGAGCGAATATGAAATAGATGAAGAGACGAAAGTGATAAAAAAATGCCCAAGGGGAATAATACCCATTCATGCAAGTGTTAAGAAAGGGCAGACGGTAGCCCATTTTCCAAAAGAAGCCTGTGCAAAGTGTGAATTAAAAAATCAATGTTATTGCAAAGAGCAAAAAAAAGATTATGTGGTGAGGGTAAATCTAAAATCGATAGAAGCAGCCAAACAACGGGAAAAGATAGAATGCAGGTGTGAGGGAAACAAGAGCAAAAGAGCAGCAATAGAAGGTACTAATTCAGCCTTGAAGAGGGGTCATGGTCTTTCGAAACTTCGAGTAAGGGGACTTGTAAAATGTAGAGTAAACGTAGGTTTAAAGGTATTGGCCCAGAATTTTAAGCGTTTTGCAAGATACATGTTGGAACGAGCTAAAAAAGCTATTGGAGAGAGGCAGGGGGGAAGTGCGCCCGTATTGGTGCAATAA
- a CDS encoding ABC transporter permease, whose translation MSSIVEYIKFSLSSIKNNKIRFVLSMFNITLGVFLVTVIIIMAGSFKDKMYTEMKVSDEKVISIVQGRPESRASYYYSYPIFDDSHIDMIKKISSLKNVVGVKVWSPDSITAVNSKGQRKSVFTRIIGTKKLFLDNLGAIIEHGRIFKKGNEVVIGAKIAEIGSIQVGDKIEIEDSNRKYIFTVCGILKLQKPQMFSDTPDLINFMIAAPVDIDAFSNKKYGMISAKVNSINFLESTCKEIERILNSDNLIKSELKGWGLSVIAVSRMDVLKAINNWFRYIYFFILVVIIMVSLISVANITNTMITTVYERYQEIGIMKVVGASNLQIAAFYIFECAIIGILGTFIGLIPGILLSRLLVYIIKWNYITDNTLLFITCTVMGLISPLLAGYLASRKAVKLQLINALYKE comes from the coding sequence ATGAGTTCAATAGTTGAGTACATAAAGTTTTCTCTGTCGAGCATAAAGAACAACAAAATAAGATTTGTACTGAGCATGTTTAACATAACCTTGGGAGTATTTTTGGTCACGGTTATAATTATTATGGCAGGAAGTTTCAAGGATAAAATGTATACAGAAATGAAGGTTTCTGATGAAAAAGTCATAAGCATAGTGCAAGGCAGGCCTGAAAGCCGAGCAAGTTATTATTATAGTTATCCTATTTTTGATGATTCTCATATAGACATGATAAAAAAAATCTCAAGTTTGAAAAATGTTGTCGGGGTAAAAGTGTGGTCGCCTGATAGCATTACGGCTGTAAATAGTAAAGGTCAGAGAAAAAGCGTCTTTACTCGTATTATAGGAACGAAAAAACTCTTTTTAGACAATTTAGGTGCAATTATAGAGCATGGACGAATTTTTAAAAAAGGCAACGAAGTGGTTATAGGTGCAAAGATAGCAGAAATAGGGAGTATTCAAGTTGGCGATAAGATTGAAATTGAAGACAGCAACAGAAAGTATATATTTACAGTATGTGGTATTCTCAAACTGCAAAAGCCACAGATGTTTTCAGATACCCCTGATTTGATCAATTTTATGATAGCAGCACCTGTTGATATAGATGCATTTAGCAATAAAAAGTATGGGATGATAAGTGCAAAAGTCAATAGTATCAATTTTCTAGAAAGTACATGTAAAGAAATAGAAAGAATACTGAATAGCGACAATTTAATAAAGAGTGAGTTAAAAGGATGGGGTTTGAGTGTTATTGCAGTGTCAAGAATGGACGTTCTCAAAGCAATTAATAACTGGTTTAGGTATATATATTTCTTTATACTAGTTGTAATTATAATGGTATCTTTAATTTCTGTAGCTAACATTACAAACACAATGATTACAACAGTATATGAAAGGTATCAAGAAATAGGAATTATGAAAGTTGTCGGTGCATCAAATTTACAAATAGCTGCATTTTATATTTTTGAATGTGCCATTATTGGAATTTTAGGAACATTTATAGGGTTAATTCCAGGAATCTTGCTGTCAAGATTACTAGTTTATATAATTAAGTGGAATTATATTACTGACAATACGCTGCTATTTATAACCTGTACTGTGATGGGACTAATTTCCCCACTGTTAGCAGGCTATTTAGCTTCGCGAAAAGCAGTGAAATTGCAGCTAATAAATGCTTTGTACAAAGAATAA
- a CDS encoding DUF6364 family protein: MCKYQNITLSLPKELIQKVKHIAVERNTSISALLTSLLEELVDREESYQKVYLQHLKLLEEGFDLGTGGTITWRREDLYERK, translated from the coding sequence ATGTGTAAATATCAGAATATTACTTTGTCTCTTCCTAAGGAACTTATTCAAAAGGTAAAACATATTGCTGTTGAAAGAAACACATCCATTTCTGCGCTGCTTACAAGCTTGTTAGAGGAACTTGTAGATAGAGAAGAATCATATCAAAAAGTCTATTTACAACATCTTAAACTTTTAGAAGAAGGATTTGACCTTGGAACAGGTGGAACAATCACGTGGAGGAGAGAAGATTTATATGAAAGAAAGTAA